In a genomic window of Deinococcus metalli:
- a CDS encoding phosphotransferase-like protein: MTSDAPGGALILINGASSAGKSTLAHALRDALPVPFLHFSLDFFLFGPHVLPRTPDGRLREWDAIRPQVFGGFHRCLPALLAAGNNLVVDYIAETPQMWQEFRTLLAGFDVFLVSLHCPVEELERRERARGDRGVGDARRDALTVHTFTGYDLDLSCSDPLEANVQRVVHAWEHRGEGAARAFPDSPPAVAAR, from the coding sequence GTGACGTCCGACGCACCTGGCGGCGCCCTGATCCTGATCAACGGCGCGTCCAGCGCGGGCAAGTCCACGCTCGCGCACGCGCTGCGGGATGCGCTGCCCGTGCCGTTCCTGCACTTCAGCCTGGACTTCTTCCTGTTCGGCCCCCACGTGTTGCCGCGCACGCCGGATGGCCGCCTGCGCGAGTGGGACGCGATCCGTCCGCAGGTCTTCGGGGGCTTCCACCGCTGCCTGCCCGCCCTGCTCGCGGCAGGGAACAACCTCGTCGTGGACTACATCGCCGAGACGCCGCAGATGTGGCAGGAGTTCCGGACGCTGCTCGCCGGCTTCGACGTGTTCCTGGTCAGTCTGCACTGCCCCGTCGAGGAACTCGAACGCCGCGAACGGGCGCGCGGCGACCGCGGCGTGGGCGACGCCCGGCGCGACGCGCTGACGGTGCACACCTTCACCGGGTACGACCTCGACCTGTCATGCTCCGACCCGCTGGAGGCCAACGTGCAGCGCGTCGTCCACGCGTGGGAACACAGGGGAGAGGGGGCGGCCCGCGCCTTCCCGGACTCGCCCCCTGCCGTGGCCGCGCGCTAG
- the lipA gene encoding lipoyl synthase, whose amino-acid sequence MTHTDTTPPEQEAKFVKNGIYRKDSVRVREQKPEWLKVTIPTGGVYGEVRKIVKEHRLHTVCEEAMCPNIGECWSRGTATFMLMGHICTRACRFCAVDTGNPLGKLDLDEPAHVAQSVQLMALKYVVLTSVDRDDLPDGGAYHFAKTVTAIKTLNPDTRVEALTPDFGGNTHCVDLVLDSGVDTYAQNLETVRRLTHPVRDIRASYDQTLAVLAHAKRARPDVITKTSIMLGLGETREEIREAMRDCRAAGVDVLTFGQYLRPTMHHLPVERYVTPAEFDEIRAEGMELGFMEVVSGPLVRSSYKAEQIVMDKPGNLPDHLAHLDAGSELSLI is encoded by the coding sequence ATGACCCACACCGACACCACCCCGCCTGAACAGGAAGCCAAGTTCGTCAAGAACGGCATCTACCGCAAGGACAGCGTCCGCGTGCGCGAGCAGAAACCCGAGTGGCTCAAGGTGACCATTCCCACCGGCGGCGTGTACGGCGAGGTGCGCAAGATCGTCAAGGAGCACCGCCTGCACACCGTGTGCGAGGAAGCGATGTGCCCCAACATCGGCGAGTGCTGGTCGCGCGGCACGGCCACCTTCATGCTGATGGGCCACATCTGCACCCGCGCGTGCCGCTTCTGCGCGGTGGACACCGGCAATCCCCTGGGCAAACTCGACCTGGACGAGCCCGCCCACGTGGCCCAGAGCGTGCAGCTGATGGCCCTGAAGTACGTGGTGCTGACCTCGGTGGACCGCGACGACCTGCCGGACGGCGGCGCGTACCACTTCGCCAAGACCGTGACCGCCATCAAGACGCTCAACCCCGACACGCGCGTGGAGGCCCTCACGCCGGACTTCGGCGGCAACACCCACTGCGTGGATCTGGTGCTGGACAGCGGCGTGGACACCTACGCGCAGAACCTGGAAACGGTGCGCCGCCTGACCCACCCCGTGCGCGACATCCGCGCCAGCTACGACCAGACCCTGGCCGTGCTGGCCCACGCCAAGCGGGCGCGGCCGGACGTGATCACCAAGACCAGCATCATGCTCGGGCTGGGCGAGACGCGCGAGGAGATCCGCGAGGCGATGCGCGACTGCCGCGCGGCCGGCGTGGACGTGCTGACCTTCGGGCAGTACCTGCGGCCCACCATGCACCACCTGCCGGTCGAGCGCTACGTGACGCCCGCCGAGTTCGACGAGATCCGCGCCGAGGGCATGGAACTGGGCTTCATGGAGGTCGTGTCCGGCCCGCTGGTGCGCAGCAGCTACAAGGCCGAGCAGATCGTGATGGACAAGCCGGGGAACCTCCCCGATCACCTCGCGCACCTGGACGCGGGCAGCGAACTCAGCCTGATCTAG
- the lipB gene encoding lipoyl(octanoyl) transferase LipB — protein MSGPSSFVLRDLGTVPYRDAWALQRELHAQVLDGSAPPTLLLVEHPPVLTLGRKAREGTNIVVTRGYLAAQDIEVLEVERGGDVTYHGPGQLVAYAIFPVGRRVVDFLRLLEDATIMALHTLGLDDARPNPGYAGVYVAPRDVNGQWLDQKIASFGVAVKRHVALHGLALNVTTNLDHFDLIVPCGLTNTQMTSVQREYDRRGVTRTASMADARRALADAFTTTFETYDWTLPQLAAVGS, from the coding sequence ATGTCCGGCCCCTCCTCCTTCGTGCTGCGCGACCTGGGCACCGTGCCCTACCGCGACGCCTGGGCGCTGCAACGCGAGCTGCACGCCCAGGTGCTGGACGGCTCCGCGCCGCCCACGCTGCTGCTCGTCGAGCACCCGCCGGTGCTTACGCTGGGCCGCAAGGCGCGCGAGGGCACGAACATCGTCGTCACGCGCGGGTATCTCGCTGCCCAGGACATCGAGGTGCTGGAGGTCGAGCGCGGCGGGGACGTCACGTACCACGGCCCCGGCCAGCTCGTCGCGTACGCCATCTTCCCGGTCGGCCGCCGCGTGGTGGACTTCCTGCGGCTGCTGGAGGACGCGACGATCATGGCCCTGCACACGCTGGGGCTGGACGACGCCCGCCCGAACCCCGGTTACGCGGGCGTGTACGTGGCGCCGCGCGACGTGAACGGGCAGTGGCTTGACCAGAAGATCGCGTCGTTCGGCGTGGCGGTCAAGCGGCACGTGGCCCTGCACGGCCTGGCGCTGAACGTCACCACCAACCTCGACCACTTCGACCTGATCGTGCCGTGCGGCCTGACGAACACGCAGATGACCTCCGTGCAGCGCGAGTACGACCGGCGCGGCGTGACCCGCACCGCCAGCATGGCCGACGCGAGGCGCGCCCTGGCCGACGCGTTCACCACCACCTTCGAGACCTACGACTGGACGCTGCCGCAGCTCGCGGCGGTGGGGAGCTGA
- a CDS encoding GNAT family N-acetyltransferase, whose product MPTLVPPSERHRASFLDAVREAQQTGSGLGDTLTFDIPELERDFPAFLAHLRRFEPPAVPPEGFVNSESLWLVEGDTYLGRVSIRHTLNARLREFGGHIGYEIRPGQRRRGYATLALRLALERARELGLTRVLVTCDVDNAGSRRVIEKGCGVLEGEFTVPDYERVIRRYWIELA is encoded by the coding sequence ATGCCCACCCTCGTTCCCCCCTCCGAACGCCACCGGGCCAGCTTTCTGGACGCCGTGCGCGAGGCCCAGCAGACCGGCAGCGGCCTGGGCGACACCCTGACCTTCGACATCCCGGAACTGGAACGCGACTTCCCGGCGTTCCTGGCTCACCTGCGCCGCTTCGAGCCGCCCGCCGTTCCGCCCGAGGGCTTCGTGAACTCCGAGTCCCTGTGGCTGGTCGAGGGCGACACCTATCTGGGCCGCGTGAGCATCCGGCACACGCTCAATGCCCGCCTGCGCGAGTTCGGCGGGCACATCGGTTACGAGATCCGGCCCGGCCAGCGCCGCAGGGGGTACGCCACGCTGGCCCTGCGGCTGGCGCTGGAGCGCGCCCGCGAACTGGGCCTGACGCGCGTGCTGGTCACCTGCGACGTGGACAACGCCGGGTCGCGCCGCGTGATCGAGAAGGGTTGCGGCGTGCTGGAGGGAGAATTCACCGTGCCGGACTACGAGCGCGTGATCCGCCGCTACTGGATCGAGCTGGCCTGA